The stretch of DNA AGCTACTCCAAGCAGTCGAGGATGGCGCATGGATTGCAGCGTTGTTTGCCATGCCGGCCGATAGATCAACACTACGAGCTTTTGTCATACTTGCTCATTCCCATTCGGGAAGTCTGTGGCTTTCATCGACGATATTGCCGGATGAGTTTACTGCATTAACACCGGATTGTCCACAAGCTCATTTGTTTGAGCGAGAAATCGCCGAACAGTGGGGAGTCAAACCATTGGGGCACCCGTGGCTTAAACCGTTGCGATATCACCATTCGTATCGCAAAGAAAAAGACTGCTGGGATCGCAAATCAAGCACAGCAATTCTTCCCGGTGTAACCGATCATTTTCAAGTGGATGGGCAAGAAATTCACGAAGTGGCAGTCGGGCCAGTCCATGCAGGAGTTATTGAACCGGGGCATTTCCGATTCCAATGCCACGGCGAAGATGTTATTCATTTAGAAATATCACTTGGCTACCAACACCGGGGGGTTGAGCGGGCGATGATTGGTGGTCCCAACAATCGTACGAACCACCTTGTGGAAACCGTCGCCGGCGACACGACAATTGGTCACTCACTTGCTTACTGCCAAGTGATTGAAGCGCTTGCTCGCACTATTATTCCGGCCCGGGCATCGGCATTGCGGGCAATCAGTCTTGAATTAGAACGACTTGCAAACCATGTTGGTGACTTAGGCGCGTTAGCCGGAGACGTCGGTTTTCTTCCGACTGCATCCTTCTGTGGTCGATTACGTGGTGAATTTCTAAATCTAACTGCCATGCTATGCGGAAACCGGTTTGGTCATTCTATGCTTTGTCCGGGAGGAGTGCGATTCGATGCAGATTCAGATCGAGTTCACAATTTTCTCGAGCGATTTGAATCCGCAGTTAGCGATGTAACTGATGCAATAAATCTACTATGGAAATCTCCCTCCGTGATGGATCGATTTGAAGATACCGGAGTCGTAAAGATCGAAGATGCAATTGAGTTGGGTCTGGTAGGTTTAGTTGCTCGGGCTTGTGGCAT from bacterium encodes:
- a CDS encoding hydrogenase, producing MKQSNYTVIQNGESCDVVDVPEVPFDAFREQLLQAVEDGAWIAALFAMPADRSTLRAFVILAHSHSGSLWLSSTILPDEFTALTPDCPQAHLFEREIAEQWGVKPLGHPWLKPLRYHHSYRKEKDCWDRKSSTAILPGVTDHFQVDGQEIHEVAVGPVHAGVIEPGHFRFQCHGEDVIHLEISLGYQHRGVERAMIGGPNNRTNHLVETVAGDTTIGHSLAYCQVIEALARTIIPARASALRAISLELERLANHVGDLGALAGDVGFLPTASFCGRLRGEFLNLTAMLCGNRFGHSMLCPGGVRFDADSDRVHNFLERFESAVSDVTDAINLLWKSPSVMDRFEDTGVVKIEDAIELGLVGLVARACGIEADIRSDFPTGIYRFTNISTATWHTGDVFSRAFVRWIEIERSTAFIRDLIKSLPQSEIRIALEPMEPNKIAVALVEGWRGAICHVAITDATSKFAHYKIVDPSFHNWFGLGMAMRDQQVSDFPLCNKSFSLSYCGHDL